The following DNA comes from Miscanthus floridulus cultivar M001 chromosome 5, ASM1932011v1, whole genome shotgun sequence.
CGTTCGGGGGGACTAGGGCGGCAGCGGCACGCACCGTCGCGCTGGCGATGAGTCGATCGGTCGTTGAGTCGTCGACGGGGGAAAGCGATAGTCCTGCTGCGGCCTCACCAGTCACCACCCCCGGGTCGCTGTCTGGCCGACCGAATCCGCGGGCGTGTTCAGAGCTTGGAAACGAACAAGGGCGAATAATAATACACGAAATGCTGCTAGTGCGCATAGACTAAGAAATTCATTAATCGCAAACCAAGTCATAAGATTGGATAATATATATCGTAACTCAAAGCGGCTACAGAATAacagcatgttcggttggctggttcgtatcgttgctggttcgtgaaaaagtactgctggctggtttgtgtgagagaaaaatactgttccggctgaaaatttacgatcgtttacgacaagccacagccaaacgaacatactgtaagttattttgtagccagctatatatatatatatatatatatatatatatatatatatatatatatatatatatatagggagaggctattcagtagccggctacaaaataagttattctgtaaccacctccatttactataattttatatactaatttactataatgtcaatacatatttacgatagttgggttactataacatatggggatatttaccataacattatattaaaccacttagtaaggggttactataatctcgtaaattaacatagtaattatcgtaactcaaagtggctacagaataagttattctgtagccagctacaggatagtaattatatatatatatatatatatatatatatatatatatatatatatatatatatatatatatatatatatagagagagagagagagagagagagagagagagagagagagagagagagagagagagagagagagagagagagagagagagagagagagaggggcacGGCTATCCGGCGCACGCGCGGGAGATTTGGGTTGGTCCAGTTGGTCACGCGGCCGGGCCATAATGAATATGATCTCGATAGACGCGGTTTGGATATGGCGTAGGAGTATAGTATAATTTGCTAATCGGAAGCTAGCTCAGCTGGGGCTAATGATGTATTGTTCCTTTTGAAAGGGAGAGGACCTCGTGATGGAATTCATTAGTGGGTGGTTTTAATTTATGGCTGCGTATGCTATGGAAACCAAGGAGCTGTGCAAACTATGCAAACTCTAATCTAGACCACTGGACTCTAATCCGATGGTTAGAGGTAAAGGTGGGTTATTTTAGCActtaaaccccccccccccccactcatCCCATCTAATCCAAGATTTTGCAAATCACCCCAGCCCCAGCGCCTGTACGGTTCCCTTCCGTCTCCTCGCGATCCCCGTACGGCGCGATACAGCGCCGCGACGACGCCCGCGTCGAGGCCCGGCCGCAGCCAGCACGTCCTGCGCGCCCGCTGGGGAGGTCGTCGTCCCGGTCAGGAGGAGGATCGCTGGGGAGGCCCGCCGGCTAGCCGGATAGGAGGAGGCCCACGAGAGGCGCCACGGCGCCGGCCGCGACGGCCTTGCCGTGGTTGCTGTACAGGGACGCAAGGGTGAGGATCGAGGGGAAGATGAGGGACGCGTTCGACATCACCATTGACGAGATGATGGCCAGGATGAGGAGGATCAAGAATGGAGAGAATTTGATATGGAGGGGCGACGACAGGGATGAGGATTTTGATTCGTGACATTGGATGAACGAAACTTCTCTCTTTTGTGTTCATGTGGCGGTACTAGACTAGTAGTATTATTGTTCTTGTTTTGTTGTTATGTGTTCGTAGTTAATCAGAGCGTACAGTTGCAATGTAATAAGATAACAATTCAGACTTGACATGACTGCATTTTTCCTCCCCATCCTGACAACCTGACATGCATATACGCAAGCCAAACACAAGTCACCTGGTGCCGCAACCAAACAACAGGAGCATGCACACAGTAGCATGCACGTCCACGGCGATCAACAATTGCACACACGAGCTTGCAAAATGAACTAGCAGTAGCACATGGACAATAATTAATTGCAAATAATTCTCAGAATTGCACATTTACTTCGACAATGGTACTGATCAATCAAACATAGGTTCTTccgaattaaaaaaaaaacaaactaaaGGTAACAAACTCTGTGTTGTCGGACAGCCAACAACATTCCAAGTGTAAAAAAATATCAGCCAACAACATTGTTTGGGCAATTGCGTGCATCATGATCCGCAACTTGATTACATTTTCGACATTTCCGTTTATTTTTACCCTGACCTCCACTTCCAGCCTTCTTCTCCTTGCCCTTCTTAATTCTTTTGCATCTCCCTTTTGACTTGATATCATTTGGTGGATGTATATCGACTTCATTTGGAATTTTATTACCCAGGAAAGTTTCATATTCCTCATGTTTATCAACTCTCATAGCAGGCGTGATTTGTTGGAGAGGTtctactaggttggataaactagAATATAAAAAGTCTATCCCTTGTTCTGAGTTCTTGGCCATTTGGATAAGATCTTCAAACTTGTTGCGTGATTCTGAAATCTTTTTCCGCATTGCCACCTCCATGGGATCCTTAGGCTTTTCATCTAGTAGGTTACCTTCCTCATCAAAGAATAGTTCCCTGTAAAACGAAACAGAAGGATTGTTGGCCTATACAGAAGGAAACAAAACAGGCATAGAAAAAAAATGTACAGTACACACCTTTTACATCTTGTCTCCCATCTCTTCATAATATAAATTGAAGGTATCTCATTTTGTTTCTCGACTCGAAGCACTTGTATGATATGACGACACGGGATGCCATATGACTCATATAATTTACAGGAGCACCTACCAAGCATGTTTGACTTGTTCATATGAACAACTCGATCTTTTCCAGTTAGGCTGCTGATGGTGAAACATCTTATATCTTCACACTCTGAAATACCTTGAATAATGCAATGGTCTCTTGCAGCTACGAGTTGTTCCTGAAATTTACTAAAAACTTCATGTGTATATATCCCTCTACATTGCTTCTCCATGGCCCATGGTGTCATCAATTTAGGAGTGCTGTGAAGACTTGCATTGTCGGCTTTCAACTCCTCTTGGCGCTGGCACTCCAAAGCTGTGTCAAACCTTAGCCAGAACTCAACAAAGGTCAACTTTCTATGAATGAAACGGTTAAAAAAAGAATTTGCACTCTCCGATCGTGATGTAGTCCTAAGCATTCCTGCTAGAGGTATGTCCAAAAAGTATACCGGAATCCATGATTCGCGAATGGCAAACCTATTGGAAAACCAATCATTTTCCATGAGTTCATAATCTGTTATGATAGAATTCCATTGTGACACAAAATCATCTGAATTCTCAGTTCCCCAAACACACTTGTTTAGTCTTTCCCAAAATTGTTCATCATTTCTTATAGACGGCCCGACCTTCTCAGGTACCTTTTCCATGATATGCCACATGCAAAATCTATGAGCTGTATCTGGTAGAATCTGAGCAATAGCAGCCATCATGCTCGCATCTTCATCTGTTGTGATTAGATGAGGTGCTACTCCACCCATGGCCTTAAGAAAGGTCTTAAACAACCATACATATGAATCGATCTTTTCATCTGCTAAGAATGCTGCCCCAAGGAAAACACTTTGCAAGTGATGATTGACTCCAGTAAATGGCACAAATTTCATGTTATACTGGTTGGTAGTATATGTTGCATCTACCGAAATCACATCACCAAAAACACTATAGTTTTTCCTGCATATAGCATCTGCCCAAAATACACGAACAAGTCGTCTTTGTTCATCCACCATAAACTCATAAAAGAAGGCAGGATTTACTTCCTTCTTTCGCTCAAGTTGTGCCACAAACATTTGTGCATCTGCATCCTTGATTTTTGTTCTGAGGTCACTGAAATAGTTTTGCAAATCCCTCTTTGTGCACCCAACATTCTCAAACCCACCCTCTCTGACATGGAGAAGTCGATATGCTTGTGATGTGCCAATGCTAGCCTTATGACAATTGAACAAAGTACTCTTTGCTCTCTCACTGACATTTCGGTTGGATCGTAGCAAATGCCTCTTATCTGGCGACACAAAACAATGGTTGTGCGCCTCAACCATTGAATATATTCGATACTTCTTGTCACTGTCAAGCTTGACAACAATATGTGCCTGACAACCACATCTGGATTCCATCACATTTGGTGACTTTCTTTTTTTTCCGGATTCACCACTAACTTTTTTTACGCTCTCCTGTCTGTACCCTTCCCTTGAACAACAATACCGCTTGAATAATATTTCATCATTTTCCTTCTTGTGCTGACCAACACGAACAGAGAAACCAACTTCGTGTGCATACGATTTGTAAAATGTTTCCACATCTGTGAGAGTATCAAAGATCATTCCAACTACAGGCTTCAAATGTTCTTTGCAATTTGTGTCCTATACAAGTGTAAAATTGTATGAGCAACAGACCAGGCAAACTAGTTCTTTGCAAACAAAAAAACCATATGTTCTATGCAACTTACTACTAAACTCGGAGAAGGTTTCGGCTTAGGTGTGCTTGGCTGTTCAAGGTGGGCTCCAACTCCGGCGTCGACCGCGTCGATCGTGATGACGGCATGATCATCGGCGACAACGGGATCAACGGCGATGACGGGATCAACGGCGACCTGAGACTtggtggcagcggcagcggcggtctccaacgccacaggtCGCGCACGGGGGCCAGGAAGCCCTGCTCCTTCTCCTGCGTCGCCCTGGTCGGTCTCCATGGCGGCAGCGGGCACACCTGGTGCAGCACACCTTATTAGATTACATGTAAACGAATACTAGTGCAGCACACCTTATTAGATTAGATCGTACATACTGTCAGAAAGGCAGGCAGCAAATTAAGCCAAAGATCTGGTGTTCACGTACGTACGTGTACGTACTGTCGTGGACGATCCGGCCAGCTGATCGATCGATCAATATATACAGCCAAAGACAAGCAGCTACTGGGGGTCGCCGTCACGGCGCGCTTCGCTGAGGCCGGGCCGCTGCCGTCCGCAGAGGCCTCCGGCGCTGGCGCCGGCGGCTGCTGGGTCGAGCTCCTCGATTGCCTCCTCGAGTCAACCACGCTGTATACTAACGCGAGGGACGGCGGCGCCGTAAACGAAACGGCGCGGCCAGGCCTCGTCGCGGGCGTCGTCGCGGCGCTGTATCGCGCCGTACGGGGATCGCGAGGAGACGGAAGGGAACCGTACAAGCGCTGGGGCTGGGGTGATTTGCAAAATCTTGGATTAGATGGGATGAGTGGGGGGTTTAAGTGCTAAAATAACCCACCTTTACCTCTAACCATCGGATTAGAGTCTAGTGGTCTAGATTAGAGTTTGCATAGTTTGCACAGCTCCTTGGTTTCCATAGCATATGCTGCCTTAATTTATACCCAATGGACAAAGCACAAGTTTTATGTTGTTGTGGTTGTGGAAATGATCTGACACAGTTAACCTGCCACGCCGTTCAGGTACTTGTCAACGATGGAGATGCCCCACGTCACGGATCTTAATAAGCTAAGCTAATGTCACGTGCTCTCTTTCATTCAAATGTATAAATTGTTTAGGACACTGGCACGAATTTTCGAAAACGGTTATCAACACTCTATacactactggaggccgcggctttgccgtgtgttcttacactcggcaaagagccctttgcactcggcaaagtccgctcggcaaaaattttctcggcaaagggtctttgccgagtgctttttattcgGACActtggcaaaataaaaaaaaaattgccgagtgcttggggcggcactcagcaaaatattttcggccgttgcgacgccggccgttaacggttactttgccgagtgcccgacccagcattcggcaaaaaaaaaattaaattactttgccgagtgccccagcccaggcactcggcaaagtttttttattttttttaaaaagtactttgccgagtgcccctgtccaggcactcggcaaagtattttttttatttttttaaaaaaaattactttgccgagtgcctaggcaggggcactcggcaaaggtttttttatttttttaaataatttctttgccgagtgcccctgtttaggcactcggcaaagaacttctgaatttttttttaaaaaaaatacggcactcggcaaagaaattatatatttttttaaaaaaaaatctttgccgagtgccttgcccatggcactcggcaaagaccccgataattgcaaaaaaaaaattacattccattgtaacagacatatatatatatatatatatatatatatatatatatatacatcaatcatcacatctatatcaccaacatgcattatatatcacaagcacacgcatatttaataaatccattgaaaatccatcacaaatgcaccaaagttcaacatcacaagtttattattacaagttcaacatcacaaagttcaacatccctactgcggcgacggagactgcaggtgtggccccccggactgcggtgaa
Coding sequences within:
- the LOC136454911 gene encoding protein FAR1-RELATED SEQUENCE 5-like, with product METDQGDAGEGAGLPGPRARPVALETAAAAATKSQVAVDPVIAVDPVVADDHAVITIDAVDAGVGAHLEQPSTPKPKPSPSLDTNCKEHLKPVVGMIFDTLTDVETFYKSYAHEVGFSVRVGQHKKENDEILFKRYCCSREGYRQESVKKVSGESGKKRKSPNVMESRCGCQAHIVVKLDSDKKYRIYSMVEAHNHCFVSPDKRHLLRSNRNVSERAKSTLFNCHKASIGTSQAYRLLHVREGGFENVGCTKRDLQNYFSDLRTKIKDADAQMFVAQLERKKEVNPAFFYEFMVDEQRRLVRVFWADAICRKNYSVFGDVISVDATYTTNQYNMKFVPFTGVNHHLQSVFLGAAFLADEKIDSYVWLFKTFLKAMGGVAPHLITTDEDASMMAAIAQILPDTAHRFCMWHIMEKVPEKVGPSIRNDEQFWERLNKCVWGTENSDDFVSQWNSIITDYELMENDWFSNRFAIRESWIPVYFLDIPLAGMLRTTSRSESANSFFNRFIHRKLTFVEFWLRFDTALECQRQEELKADNASLHSTPKLMTPWAMEKQCRGIYTHEVFSKFQEQLVAARDHCIIQGISECEDIRCFTISSLTGKDRVVHMNKSNMLGRCSCKLYESYGIPCRHIIQVLRVEKQNEIPSIYIMKRWETRCKRELFFDEEGNLLDEKPKDPMEVAMRKKISESRNKFEDLIQMAKNSEQGIDFLYSSLSNLVEPLQQITPAMRVDKHEEYETFLGNKIPNEVDIHPPNDIKSKGRCKRIKKGKEKKAGSGGQGKNKRKCRKCNQVADHDARNCPNNVVG